Proteins co-encoded in one Candidatus Hydrogenedentota bacterium genomic window:
- the queA gene encoding tRNA preQ1(34) S-adenosylmethionine ribosyltransferase-isomerase QueA — MKTSELDYTLPAELIAQHPCPNRDGSRMLVVDRATGQITEDVYRNVASHLRPGDCMVLNDTRVIRARLHGRKATGGMVEVFLLREEAPGQWVALVRPSAKVKPGTAVHFAGDITATAGEVLPEGRRRVRFNRPDVLAALESVGEIPLPPYIHRDSPESADLTRYQTVYADHPGAVAAPTAGLHFTEEVFASLDARRVTRTRLTLHVGYGTFKPVSAETLEEHRVDPEEFEFPEETAARLNTVRAAGNRVVAVGTTVTRVLETRHDGDKYVPGCGLTNAYIYPPYTFKGVDALQTNFHLPKSSLLALVCAFAGRELVMAAYHHAVREKFRFYSYGDVMLIL; from the coding sequence ATGAAAACCTCCGAACTGGACTACACCCTTCCCGCGGAACTCATCGCGCAGCATCCCTGCCCGAACCGTGACGGCTCGCGGATGCTGGTGGTGGACCGCGCCACCGGCCAAATCACCGAGGATGTGTACCGGAACGTGGCCTCACATCTCCGGCCCGGGGACTGCATGGTCTTGAACGACACGCGGGTCATCCGCGCGCGGCTGCACGGGCGCAAGGCCACCGGCGGCATGGTGGAGGTGTTCCTGCTGCGGGAGGAGGCGCCCGGACAGTGGGTGGCGCTGGTGCGCCCTTCTGCCAAGGTGAAGCCCGGCACGGCGGTCCATTTCGCAGGGGACATCACCGCCACGGCGGGGGAGGTGCTGCCGGAGGGGCGGCGGCGGGTGCGGTTCAACCGGCCCGACGTGCTGGCGGCGCTCGAATCGGTCGGCGAGATCCCCCTGCCCCCCTACATCCACCGGGACAGCCCGGAGTCCGCCGACCTCACCCGCTACCAGACGGTTTATGCGGACCATCCCGGCGCGGTGGCCGCGCCCACGGCGGGCCTGCATTTTACAGAAGAGGTCTTCGCCTCGCTCGACGCGCGCCGCGTGACACGAACACGTCTGACCCTGCATGTGGGCTATGGCACCTTCAAGCCTGTCTCGGCGGAAACACTGGAAGAGCACCGGGTGGACCCGGAGGAGTTTGAGTTCCCTGAGGAAACCGCCGCGAGGCTGAACACCGTCCGCGCCGCCGGGAACCGTGTGGTCGCCGTGGGCACCACGGTCACGCGGGTACTGGAGACCCGGCACGATGGGGACAAGTACGTGCCGGGTTGCGGGTTGACGAACGCGTACATCTATCCGCCCTACACCTTCAAGGGGGTGGACGCGCTTCAGACCAATTTCCACCTGCCCAAGTCCAGCCTGCTGGCCCTGGTCTGCGCCTTTGCCGGAAGGGAACTGGTCATGGCGGCCTATCACCACGCCGTGCGGGAGAAGTTCCGTTTCTACTCCTACGGCGATGTCATGCTGATTCTGTAA
- a CDS encoding catalase, translating to MSDKKKLTTNAGAPVADNQNVLTAGPRGPQLLQDVWFLEKLAHFDREVIPERRMHAKGSGAYGTFKVTQDITRFTRAKIFSEVGKKTELFARFSTVAGERGAADAERDIRGFAMKFYTEEGNWDLVGNNTPVFFLRDPLKVPDLNHAVKRDPHTNLRSARNNWDFWTSLPEALHQVTITMSERGIPYSYRHMNGYGSHTFSMINAANERVWVKFHLKTKQGIKNLTDAEAEAIIGKCRESHQRDLYESIERGDFPQWVMHLQVMTEEQAAKCPFNPFDLTKVWSHADHPLIEVGVMELNRNPENYFAEVEQAAFNPANIVPGIGFSPDKMLQGRLFSYGDAQRYRLGVNHHLIPVNAARCPFHSYHRDGAMRVDGNHGGTLGYEPNSYGEWKEQPDFSEPPLALSGAAAHWSHREDDDDYYSQPGALFRMMNAGQKAALFGNTARAMGDAPKEIKVRHIGNCLKADPEYGKGVADALGIPVEEATA from the coding sequence ATGAGCGACAAGAAAAAACTCACCACCAACGCCGGCGCGCCTGTCGCCGACAACCAAAACGTCCTGACTGCCGGCCCGCGCGGGCCGCAGCTCCTCCAGGATGTCTGGTTCCTGGAGAAGCTGGCCCACTTCGACCGCGAGGTCATCCCCGAGCGGCGCATGCACGCCAAGGGCTCGGGCGCCTACGGCACCTTCAAGGTCACCCAGGACATCACCCGTTTCACCAGGGCGAAAATCTTCTCGGAAGTCGGCAAGAAGACCGAACTCTTTGCCCGCTTCTCCACCGTGGCGGGCGAGCGGGGCGCCGCGGACGCCGAACGCGACATCCGCGGGTTTGCCATGAAGTTCTACACCGAAGAGGGCAACTGGGACCTGGTGGGGAACAACACGCCCGTGTTTTTCCTCCGCGACCCCCTCAAGGTCCCGGACCTGAACCACGCCGTGAAGCGCGACCCGCACACCAACCTGCGCAGCGCGCGCAACAACTGGGACTTCTGGACCTCCCTCCCGGAGGCCCTGCACCAGGTCACCATCACCATGAGCGAGCGCGGCATCCCGTACTCGTACCGCCACATGAACGGCTACGGCAGCCACACCTTCAGCATGATCAACGCCGCCAACGAGCGCGTCTGGGTGAAGTTCCACCTCAAAACCAAACAGGGGATCAAAAACCTCACCGACGCCGAGGCCGAGGCCATCATCGGCAAATGCCGGGAAAGCCACCAGCGCGACCTGTACGAGAGCATCGAGAGGGGCGATTTCCCGCAGTGGGTCATGCACCTCCAGGTCATGACGGAGGAGCAGGCCGCCAAGTGCCCCTTCAACCCCTTCGACCTGACCAAGGTGTGGTCCCACGCCGACCATCCACTCATCGAGGTGGGCGTCATGGAGCTCAACCGCAACCCGGAGAACTATTTCGCCGAGGTCGAGCAGGCCGCCTTCAACCCCGCCAACATCGTGCCGGGCATCGGTTTCTCGCCCGACAAGATGCTGCAGGGGCGCCTCTTCTCCTACGGCGACGCGCAGCGGTACCGCCTCGGTGTGAACCATCACCTCATCCCCGTGAACGCGGCGCGCTGCCCCTTCCACAGCTACCACCGCGACGGCGCCATGCGCGTGGACGGCAACCACGGGGGCACCCTGGGCTACGAGCCGAACAGCTACGGCGAGTGGAAAGAGCAGCCCGACTTCTCCGAGCCGCCCCTGGCCCTGTCCGGCGCCGCCGCGCACTGGAGCCACCGCGAGGACGATGACGACTACTACTCGCAGCCCGGCGCGCTCTTCCGCATGATGAACGCCGGCCAGAAGGCCGCCCTCTTCGGCAACACCGCCCGCGCCATGGGCGACGCGCCCAAAGAGATCAAGGTCCGCCACATCGGCAACTGCCTCAAGGCCGACCCCGAATACGGCAAGGGCGTCGCCGATGCCCTGGGCATTCCCGTGGAGGAGGCCACCGCATAG
- a CDS encoding NifB/NifX family molybdenum-iron cluster-binding protein yields the protein MKIIVSASGNSPDALVDPRFGRAAWFILIDSETGAFQAHENTQNLNAAQGAGIQAAQTVSRLGADIVITGHCGPKAFKTLSAAGVKVFLSADGSVTEAVEAFKSGTLVPADAPDVEGHWA from the coding sequence ATGAAGATTATTGTTTCCGCGTCGGGCAATTCCCCTGACGCCCTGGTTGATCCCCGATTCGGACGGGCCGCCTGGTTCATCCTCATAGACAGCGAAACCGGCGCGTTTCAGGCGCATGAGAACACTCAAAACCTGAACGCCGCGCAGGGCGCGGGCATTCAGGCCGCCCAGACAGTTTCACGGCTGGGTGCGGACATCGTCATCACCGGCCACTGCGGCCCAAAGGCCTTCAAGACCCTGTCCGCGGCCGGTGTCAAGGTGTTTCTCAGCGCGGATGGAAGCGTGACGGAGGCCGTTGAGGCGTTCAAGTCGGGCACACTGGTTCCGGCGGACGCGCCAGATGTCGAGGGGCACTGGGCATGA
- the hydG gene encoding [FeFe] hydrogenase H-cluster radical SAM maturase HydG yields the protein MEMDNKLSDGAVDFINDGRLEDVLAKASGDPVRVREVIAKSLAKEPLRIEETASLLAADSPGLIEEIFDAARTLKKSVYGHRIVLFAPLYIGNHCVNDCRYCSFRRSNDGAVRRTLDMPELEDQLRALENKGHKRLILVFGEHPKYNAGFIADCVRATYAFKVGHGEIRRVNINAAPMDHEGFRTVKAAGIGTYQIFQETYHHATYAQVHPAGTRKADYLWRLDGLSRAFESGCDDVGLGALFGLYDWKFEVLGLVSHALHLQHRYGVGCHTISFPRLRPAHGVDMEWPHLVNDLDFKRLVAILRLSVPYTGLILTAREQPELRREVMAFGVSQIDAGSRIELGGYTEAGDAQVMEREQFTLGDIRSLDDVMRELLEDQYIPSFCTACYRLGRTGRHFMEFAIPGFIQNFCTPNALTTLTEYLVDYASPETRTAGGLAIARELDQFPESPRKAELKRRLEAIADTEQRDLYF from the coding sequence ATGGAAATGGACAACAAGCTAAGTGACGGCGCCGTTGATTTCATCAACGACGGGCGCCTGGAGGATGTGCTTGCAAAGGCGTCGGGAGACCCCGTCAGAGTGCGCGAGGTCATCGCCAAGAGCCTTGCCAAGGAGCCGCTGCGCATTGAGGAGACCGCCTCGCTGTTGGCGGCGGATTCGCCCGGCCTGATTGAGGAGATATTTGACGCCGCGCGAACCCTCAAGAAAAGCGTTTACGGACACCGCATTGTCCTGTTTGCGCCCCTTTACATTGGAAACCACTGTGTCAATGACTGCCGGTACTGCTCCTTCCGGCGCTCCAACGATGGCGCGGTGCGCCGCACCCTGGACATGCCGGAACTGGAGGACCAGCTCCGCGCGCTTGAGAACAAGGGGCACAAGCGGCTCATTCTGGTTTTCGGCGAACACCCAAAATACAATGCCGGCTTCATCGCGGACTGTGTGCGGGCCACGTACGCCTTCAAGGTGGGCCATGGTGAAATCCGCCGGGTCAACATCAACGCCGCCCCCATGGACCATGAGGGGTTCCGGACCGTCAAGGCTGCGGGCATCGGCACCTACCAGATTTTCCAGGAGACCTACCACCACGCCACCTACGCCCAAGTGCATCCGGCGGGAACGCGCAAGGCGGATTACCTGTGGCGGTTGGACGGGCTCTCGCGCGCTTTTGAGTCCGGCTGCGATGATGTGGGGCTGGGCGCGCTTTTCGGACTATATGACTGGAAATTCGAGGTGCTGGGACTGGTGAGCCACGCTCTTCACCTCCAGCATAGGTACGGGGTGGGGTGCCACACCATCAGTTTTCCGAGGCTGCGCCCGGCGCACGGCGTGGACATGGAATGGCCGCACCTGGTCAACGATCTTGACTTCAAGCGGCTTGTCGCCATTCTTCGCCTGTCGGTGCCCTACACCGGCCTGATTTTGACCGCGCGCGAACAGCCCGAACTCCGGCGCGAGGTGATGGCCTTCGGCGTGTCACAGATTGACGCCGGAAGCCGGATAGAGCTGGGCGGTTACACGGAGGCGGGAGACGCCCAGGTGATGGAACGGGAGCAGTTCACCCTGGGCGACATACGGTCCCTGGATGATGTCATGCGCGAGCTGCTTGAAGACCAGTACATCCCCAGCTTCTGCACCGCCTGCTACCGGCTCGGCCGAACCGGCCGACACTTCATGGAGTTCGCCATCCCGGGGTTCATCCAGAACTTCTGCACACCGAACGCGCTGACCACCCTGACTGAATATCTCGTGGACTATGCCTCTCCGGAAACCCGAACCGCGGGCGGCCTCGCCATTGCGCGGGAACTCGACCAGTTCCCCGAATCACCGCGGAAGGCGGAGCTGAAGAGGCGGCTGGAGGCCATTGCGGACACGGAACAGCGCGACCTGTACTTTTAA
- a CDS encoding transcriptional repressor, producing the protein MAAFQADCDRLGLKVTHQRLEIYRAVVSTEEHPDVTTVHRRVRRRIPTISLDTVYRNLRLLAEHGLVSIVGMSSESARFDGNMAPHHHFVCVKCGLIRDFTGEGADGKIPDAARAYGEPLSVHLEVKGVCAACRDGSKS; encoded by the coding sequence ATGGCGGCATTTCAGGCGGACTGCGACCGGCTGGGACTCAAGGTGACGCACCAGCGCCTGGAGATATACCGCGCCGTCGTCTCCACGGAGGAGCACCCGGATGTGACAACCGTGCACCGGCGGGTCAGGCGGCGCATTCCCACGATATCCCTGGACACGGTGTACCGGAATCTCCGGCTCCTTGCGGAGCATGGCCTGGTCTCCATCGTGGGCATGAGCAGCGAGAGCGCGCGCTTCGACGGAAACATGGCCCCGCACCATCATTTTGTCTGTGTCAAGTGCGGGCTTATCCGCGACTTCACGGGGGAGGGCGCCGACGGAAAGATTCCCGACGCGGCGCGGGCTTACGGAGAGCCCCTGTCTGTCCATCTGGAGGTGAAGGGGGTGTGCGCTGCCTGCCGGGACGGCTCCAAAAGCTGA
- a CDS encoding ATP-binding protein, with translation MRELVVISGKGGTGKTSVVASFAALAENHVLADCDVDAADLHLVLQPETRERHEFRSGNEARINPETCTGCCECLTLCRFGAVHKSVAAGRVTFSVEPASCEGCGVCVDNCPAGAIDFPERIAGEWFISDTRHGPMVHARLGAAAENSGKLVSLVRREAKRLSGEQGRELILVDGPPGIGCPVIASVTGASMVLIVTEPTLSGRHDLLRVAELARHFRVPAAACVNKWDLNPAMSGAIEEEARGLGVTPVGRIRYDRAVTAAQVAGKSLVEYSENGAASDLRRVWNSLHNLLITA, from the coding sequence TTGCGCGAACTGGTGGTCATCAGCGGCAAGGGCGGCACGGGGAAAACGAGCGTGGTGGCCTCCTTCGCCGCGCTGGCCGAAAACCATGTGCTTGCGGACTGCGACGTGGACGCCGCCGATCTGCACCTTGTCCTTCAGCCGGAGACCCGCGAACGCCACGAGTTCCGCAGCGGCAACGAGGCCCGCATCAACCCGGAAACATGCACCGGCTGCTGTGAATGCCTGACCCTGTGCCGCTTTGGCGCCGTCCATAAAAGCGTGGCGGCGGGAAGGGTGACCTTTTCTGTTGAACCCGCCTCCTGCGAGGGCTGCGGTGTGTGCGTGGACAACTGCCCCGCCGGGGCCATTGATTTTCCGGAGCGCATCGCGGGGGAGTGGTTCATCTCGGACACACGCCACGGGCCAATGGTCCACGCCCGCCTTGGCGCGGCGGCGGAGAACTCCGGCAAACTTGTCAGCCTTGTCCGCCGGGAGGCCAAACGACTCTCCGGGGAGCAGGGCAGGGAACTCATTCTTGTGGACGGGCCGCCGGGCATTGGCTGCCCGGTCATCGCGTCCGTCACCGGCGCGTCCATGGTGCTCATCGTCACGGAGCCCACCCTCAGCGGGCGGCATGACCTGCTACGGGTGGCCGAACTGGCCCGCCACTTCCGCGTCCCGGCGGCGGCCTGCGTCAACAAGTGGGACCTGAACCCCGCCATGAGCGGGGCCATCGAGGAGGAGGCGCGCGGACTGGGAGTGACGCCGGTGGGAAGAATCCGTTATGACCGCGCGGTCACTGCGGCGCAGGTGGCGGGAAAAAGCCTTGTGGAATACTCAGAAAACGGCGCGGCATCCGACCTGCGCCGGGTCTGGAACAGCCTACACAACTTGCTGATTACCGCTTAA
- a CDS encoding sigma 54-interacting transcriptional regulator: MKKPAGRNMGVPDATEIILESISDGVFTVDGEWRVTSFNRAAEEITGIPRDEAVGRRCCEVFRASMCETDCALRRTMDSGRPIVNKSAFIVDANGRRIPISVSTALLRDAAGKIVGGVETFRDLSLVEELRREIEQRYEMGDMVSRSASMRKLFDILPQVAASDATVVIEGETGTGKELLARALHNLGPRASRPFVAINCGALPDTLLESELFGYKAGAFTGAEKDKPGRFALAGGGTLFLDEIGDVSPALQARLLRVLQEKCYEPLGSSQSVATDVRVVTATNKNLAELVKAKAFRQDLYYRINVVRLELPPLRKRKEDIPLLVERFVRRFNQTQGRNVSGVSPETLALLMAHDYPGNIRELENIIEHAFVLCPDAVIGPGCLPETLAAKHAAKASFPSPVAMPPLKAAEARAIMEAVEQSRGNRIEAARLLGMHKSTFFRKVRALGLSLPLQDGRGSLSGQ, from the coding sequence ATGAAGAAACCGGCCGGCAGGAACATGGGCGTGCCCGACGCCACTGAAATCATTCTGGAGAGCATCTCGGACGGGGTGTTCACGGTGGATGGTGAATGGCGGGTCACCTCGTTCAACCGGGCGGCGGAGGAAATCACGGGAATTCCCCGCGACGAGGCCGTCGGGCGGCGCTGCTGCGAGGTGTTCCGCGCGAGCATGTGCGAGACGGACTGCGCCCTGCGCCGCACAATGGACTCGGGCAGGCCGATTGTCAACAAGTCCGCCTTCATCGTGGACGCCAACGGGCGCCGCATCCCAATCAGCGTCTCCACGGCGCTCCTGCGGGATGCGGCGGGCAAGATTGTGGGCGGAGTTGAGACCTTCCGCGACCTGAGCCTTGTCGAGGAACTCCGCAGGGAAATCGAGCAGCGCTACGAGATGGGCGACATGGTCAGCCGGAGCGCCTCGATGCGGAAACTGTTCGACATCCTGCCCCAGGTGGCCGCAAGCGACGCCACGGTGGTCATTGAGGGGGAAACCGGCACAGGCAAGGAACTGCTCGCGCGCGCGCTTCACAATTTGGGCCCGCGCGCAAGCCGGCCGTTTGTGGCAATCAATTGCGGCGCCCTGCCGGACACGCTGCTGGAGTCGGAGTTGTTCGGCTACAAGGCGGGCGCGTTCACCGGGGCGGAGAAGGACAAACCGGGGCGCTTTGCCCTCGCCGGGGGCGGAACCCTGTTTTTGGACGAGATTGGGGATGTCAGCCCGGCGCTTCAGGCGCGCCTGCTGCGGGTGCTTCAGGAGAAGTGCTACGAGCCCCTGGGAAGCAGTCAGTCCGTCGCCACGGATGTCCGCGTGGTCACGGCAACCAACAAGAACCTGGCCGAACTCGTCAAAGCGAAAGCTTTCCGGCAGGACCTTTATTACCGCATCAACGTGGTGCGTTTGGAACTGCCCCCGCTGCGAAAACGCAAGGAGGACATTCCCCTCCTAGTGGAGCGCTTTGTCCGCCGTTTCAACCAAACCCAGGGCCGCAACGTTTCCGGGGTGTCCCCGGAAACCCTGGCGCTGCTGATGGCCCATGACTACCCCGGCAACATCCGGGAACTGGAAAACATCATCGAGCATGCCTTCGTGCTCTGCCCGGACGCGGTCATAGGGCCCGGCTGCCTGCCGGAGACCCTGGCGGCGAAACACGCCGCCAAGGCAAGCTTTCCCTCACCCGTTGCCATGCCCCCCCTAAAGGCGGCCGAGGCGCGCGCCATCATGGAAGCGGTGGAACAGAGCCGGGGCAACCGTATTGAGGCCGCCAGACTGCTCGGAATGCACAAAAGCACATTCTTCCGCAAAGTGCGCGCGTTGGGCCTCAGCCTGCCGCTGCAGGATGGACGCGGTAGCCTCTCTGGCCAATAA
- a CDS encoding dinitrogenase iron-molybdenum cofactor biosynthesis domain-containing protein — protein sequence MKVALTIWEGRISPLLDTAQTLLIAEITDGQAVSRREERFTRNSAHEKAARLHALGVEVLVCGAVSRPLAETYASGGIRLIPFVSGEAGEVLGAVAAGELSNPAFAMPGCGCGHGRGPRGNRGGCGGGRRRQDHAGKFEF from the coding sequence ATGAAAGTCGCTTTGACCATATGGGAAGGCCGGATATCCCCCCTGCTCGACACGGCGCAAACACTGCTGATTGCCGAAATTACAGACGGACAGGCAGTCTCCCGGCGTGAGGAGCGTTTCACGAGGAATTCGGCGCATGAGAAGGCGGCACGGCTCCACGCCTTGGGCGTGGAGGTTCTGGTATGCGGGGCGGTTTCACGTCCCCTTGCCGAGACCTACGCCTCGGGAGGCATCCGCCTTATTCCCTTTGTGTCCGGCGAGGCCGGTGAAGTCCTCGGCGCGGTTGCCGCAGGCGAACTGTCAAACCCGGCATTTGCCATGCCCGGCTGTGGATGCGGGCATGGCCGCGGACCGCGCGGCAATCGCGGCGGTTGCGGCGGGGGCCGGAGACGACAGGACCACGCCGGTAAATTTGAATTCTGA
- a CDS encoding DUF5320 domain-containing protein, with protein MPRRDGTGPQGMGSMTGRGAGRCAGNNTPGRGANSNGGSGFGGCGAGRGRRNGFLATGLPGWMRFGLGGAAAAQPGDAERAALQTQAEMLERQLDDVKNRLNTLPSGGETKKP; from the coding sequence ATGCCACGAAGAGATGGAACAGGCCCGCAGGGCATGGGTTCGATGACAGGACGCGGAGCCGGCCGCTGCGCGGGAAACAACACCCCGGGACGGGGCGCGAACTCCAACGGTGGGTCGGGTTTTGGGGGCTGCGGGGCCGGTCGCGGCCGGAGAAACGGCTTCTTGGCCACGGGACTCCCCGGCTGGATGCGCTTCGGCTTGGGCGGCGCGGCGGCGGCACAGCCAGGGGATGCGGAGCGCGCCGCGCTCCAGACCCAGGCGGAGATGCTTGAACGCCAGTTGGACGATGTCAAAAACCGGCTCAACACCCTGCCCTCCGGCGGAGAAACGAAGAAACCGTAA
- a CDS encoding ATP-binding protein: MIFAIASGKGGTGKTTIAVNLAAVTGGPVTYADCDVEEPNGHIFLKPAMETSQTVGIPVPVVDREKCTGCGRCAQVCRYNALACVAGGVLVFAELCHGCGGCALACPEKAITEREHPIGVVETGRAGHIGFVQGRLNVGAAMSPPLIRAVRAAAATGGTLILDAPPGTSCPVIAAVRDSDFTVLVTEPTPFGLHDLTLAVETLRQIGIPFGVVINRCDVGDDRVSAYCNREQIPLLLEIPDDRRVAEAYSRGEMAVDAVPEMRALFSLLDRRIRGLLVDNTAGAAS, encoded by the coding sequence ATGATTTTTGCCATCGCCTCGGGAAAAGGCGGCACGGGCAAGACCACCATCGCGGTGAATCTGGCCGCCGTGACGGGGGGGCCCGTCACCTACGCCGACTGCGACGTGGAGGAGCCGAATGGGCACATCTTCCTGAAACCCGCCATGGAGACATCCCAAACCGTGGGCATTCCGGTGCCCGTGGTGGACCGGGAAAAATGCACGGGATGCGGACGCTGCGCCCAGGTGTGCCGGTACAACGCCCTGGCCTGTGTGGCGGGCGGCGTGCTGGTGTTTGCCGAACTGTGCCACGGCTGCGGCGGCTGCGCGCTGGCCTGTCCCGAAAAGGCCATCACGGAACGGGAACACCCCATTGGTGTTGTCGAAACGGGACGCGCCGGACACATTGGGTTTGTCCAGGGCCGGCTGAATGTCGGGGCGGCCATGTCCCCGCCGCTTATCCGCGCGGTGCGCGCGGCGGCGGCGACCGGCGGCACCCTGATTCTGGACGCCCCGCCGGGCACGTCCTGCCCGGTGATTGCCGCCGTCAGGGACAGCGACTTCACGGTTTTGGTCACCGAGCCGACCCCTTTCGGGCTGCATGACCTCACCCTGGCCGTGGAAACCCTGCGGCAGATTGGCATCCCCTTCGGTGTGGTGATTAACCGCTGCGACGTTGGCGACGACCGGGTCTCGGCGTATTGCAACCGGGAACAGATACCCCTGCTGTTGGAAATCCCGGATGACCGGCGTGTCGCCGAGGCCTACTCGCGGGGGGAAATGGCCGTTGACGCCGTCCCGGAGATGCGGGCGCTTTTCTCCCTGCTGGACCGGCGGATTCGCGGACTTCTTGTAGATAACACCGCGGGGGCCGCATCATGA
- a CDS encoding thioredoxin family protein: MRNKKCTRLHVAFVTAFLFAALGAEAQLGGAGPRVNYTAKLETGTVRPGEVFRAAVTFTLSRGWHVNSRKPLEDYLIPTELTLEPGGPFTLRRVAYPEHQLLTFSFSPDPMALYEETFSIGVEAVVDESAAPGDYVWKGALRYQACNDKVCSPPAERPFELAVTVSPPDAPAAAAVSGFPAIKWDTAESVGDSPTPDGTVSATQPEDSAPSPTQDWRALAEQFTMTGQLAGFADKKGFLDFVDAAERGETTKNTLAGRSLLVLVLLVLGGGLLLNLTPCVLPLIPINVAIIGAGARAGSRTRGFLLGGAYGAGIALVYGVLGLVVVLGLSTAFGAINSTVWFNAAITALFVVLGLAMFDLIQIDFSRFQAKVGIRKNEHGSFAVALFMGAVSALLAGACVAPVVIYTILHAQDLYSQGNGAAILLPFLLGAGMALPWPFLGAGLSFLPKPGKWMVRVKQAFGVFILGFALYYGSIAWSLMGMGGGAVEDSGGWVHSLEEGLEQAQRENKPVVIDFWATWCKNCSIMDKTVLKDPEVLERLAGYVRIKYQAEELTQSPAREVTEYFQVLGLPTFVILEPDK, from the coding sequence ATGAGAAATAAAAAGTGCACACGGCTTCATGTCGCGTTCGTGACGGCGTTTCTGTTTGCCGCCCTGGGCGCGGAGGCCCAGTTAGGCGGTGCGGGCCCCCGGGTAAACTACACGGCAAAACTGGAAACCGGCACGGTGCGTCCCGGTGAAGTGTTCCGCGCCGCGGTCACATTCACGCTCAGCCGGGGATGGCATGTGAATTCGCGGAAGCCCCTGGAGGATTATCTGATCCCCACGGAGTTGACGCTGGAACCGGGCGGTCCCTTTACCCTGCGCCGGGTGGCCTATCCGGAGCATCAGTTGCTCACCTTCTCCTTCTCCCCGGACCCCATGGCGTTGTACGAGGAGACCTTTTCCATCGGCGTCGAGGCGGTGGTGGATGAATCTGCCGCGCCCGGCGATTATGTGTGGAAGGGCGCGCTGCGCTATCAGGCCTGCAATGACAAGGTGTGCTCGCCCCCTGCGGAGCGGCCCTTTGAACTGGCGGTGACGGTGTCCCCGCCGGATGCGCCGGCAGCGGCGGCGGTCTCCGGTTTCCCGGCAATCAAATGGGACACGGCGGAAAGCGTGGGTGACTCCCCCACTCCGGACGGCACCGTTTCCGCCACGCAGCCGGAGGATTCCGCGCCTTCCCCCACCCAGGACTGGCGCGCCCTTGCGGAACAGTTCACCATGACGGGACAATTGGCGGGCTTTGCGGACAAAAAGGGCTTTCTGGATTTCGTGGACGCCGCCGAGCGGGGCGAGACCACGAAAAACACCCTGGCGGGGCGCAGCCTGCTGGTGCTGGTGCTGCTGGTGCTGGGCGGCGGGCTTCTCTTGAACCTGACCCCCTGCGTGCTGCCGCTGATTCCCATCAATGTGGCCATTATCGGCGCGGGCGCGCGCGCGGGCAGCCGCACCCGGGGCTTTCTGCTGGGGGGCGCCTACGGCGCGGGCATCGCGCTGGTCTACGGTGTCCTGGGGCTGGTGGTGGTGCTGGGCCTGTCCACGGCCTTCGGCGCCATAAACTCCACCGTGTGGTTCAACGCCGCCATCACGGCGCTGTTCGTGGTGCTGGGTTTGGCCATGTTCGACCTCATCCAGATAGACTTCTCCCGATTTCAGGCGAAGGTGGGCATCCGGAAAAACGAGCACGGCAGTTTCGCCGTGGCCCTGTTCATGGGAGCCGTCTCCGCCCTGCTCGCCGGGGCCTGTGTGGCGCCGGTGGTCATCTACACCATCCTCCACGCGCAGGACCTGTACAGCCAGGGGAACGGCGCGGCCATTCTGCTGCCCTTCCTGCTGGGCGCGGGCATGGCGCTGCCGTGGCCCTTCCTCGGGGCCGGGCTCTCGTTCCTGCCCAAGCCGGGCAAATGGATGGTCCGGGTGAAGCAGGCCTTCGGCGTGTTCATTCTGGGCTTCGCCCTGTACTACGGATCCATCGCCTGGTCGCTCATGGGCATGGGCGGCGGCGCCGTGGAGGACTCCGGCGGATGGGTTCATTCACTGGAAGAGGGGCTTGAACAGGCGCAACGGGAGAACAAGCCCGTGGTGATAGACTTCTGGGCCACTTGGTGCAAGAACTGCTCCATCATGGACAAGACCGTGCTCAAGGACCCGGAGGTGCTGGAGCGGCTGGCGGGCTATGTGAGGATCAAATACCAGGCGGAGGAGTTGACGCAGTCCCCCGCGCGCGAGGTGACCGAATATTTCCAGGTGCTGGGCCTGCCGACCTTCGTGATTCTGGAGCCGGACAAGTAG